The DNA region ACCTGCCGACGCAGTGACCGCATGCGGCGACGACGGTCGTCGGGGTTGTCGTCGACGGCGGCCATGATGGCGTCCTTGACCCCGTCGAGATCGTGCGGGTTGCACAGGTACGCCTGGCGTAGCTCCGCGGCGGCGCCGGCGAACTCGCTGAGCACCAGGGCGCCCTCGCCGTCGGTGCACGAGGCCACGTACTCCTTGGCCACCAGGTTCATGCCGTCCCGCACGGGCGTCACCAGCATGACGTCGGCGGCCGCGTAGAACGCCGCCAGTTCCGTCTTGGGGACGGGCCGGTGGATGTAGGTCACCACGGGGTGCCCGATCTCGCCGAACGTGCCGTTGATGCGGCCCACCGACTCCTCGATCCGCGACCGCATGATCTGGTACTGCTCGACCCGCTCGCGGCTCGGCGTGGCCAGCTGGAGGAGGGTCACGTCGGCGGGCTCCAGGCGCCCCTCCTCGAACAGCTCCTCGAGCGCGCGCAGGCGGACGTCGATGCCCTTGGTGTAGTCCAGACGGTCCACGCCCAGCATCAGGACCCGCGGCGACCCCAACTCCTCGCGCAGGCGGGCGGCGCGGGCCTGGGTCTCGCGCTTGCGGGCGGTGGCGTCCACGGCCGCGGAGTCGATGGAGATGGGGAACGCGCCGACCCGCACCATGCGGTCGTCCACCCGGATCTCGGAGGCGCGGCCCCGCGTCGACCGCAGTCGGACGGACGGGTAGCCGCGCAGGCGGTTGGCGAGGATCCGGAAGTTGTCCGCTCCGCCGGGCAGGTGGAAACCCACCAGGTCCGCGCCGAGCATGCCCTCGACCAGCTCGGTGCGCCACGGCAGTTGCATGAACAGTTCGACGGGCGGGAACGGGATGTGGAGGAAGAACCCGATGGTCAGGTCGGGGCGCAGCTCGCGCAGCAGACAGGGCACCAGCAACAGCTGGTAGTCCTGCACCCAGACGGTGGCGCCCTCGGCGGCCGCTTCCGCGGTGGCCTCGGCGAAACGGGTGTTGATCTCGCGGTACGCGTTCCACCATTCGCGGTGGTACTCGGCCGGCACCACCACGTCGTGGAACAACGGCCAGAGGGTGGCGTTGGAGAAACCCTCGTAGTAGAGCTCGACGTCCTGGGCGGACAGGGTGACCGAGTGGAGGCGGATGCCGTCCGCGTCGAACGGTTCGGGGGCGGCGTCGGGGACGCCGGGCCACCCCACCCACGCGCCGTCGTTGGCCTTGAGGATGGACTCCAGCGCCGTGACGAGGCCGCCGGGACTGGCCTTCCAGTGCTCGCTGCCGTTCTTGTCGATGACGAGGTCCACGGGGAGACGATTGGCGACGACGACGAAGTCGGCACCTGCTCCGGTGGACGTGTGCCCGGTACCACTCGTCATCGGTTGTCCCCTCGCCTGCGTCGCTGTGGTCTGCCTACTCGGCGTCCGCCGTCACCTGCGGCTCCGGACCGATCCCCAGCATGTCGAGGAGCATCCGGCACTCGTCCGCGTCGGCCGAGTACGAGGCCACGACCTTGCGGGCCATGTCGGCGGTCTCGTCGGCGACCGGCTCGAGATCGTCGAGCTCGGGTTCCTTGCTGGCGGCGGCGGCGGATGCCATCGATGTCCTCCTGTGGTCGGTGAGAGACGTACCTGCCCTGTCCGGGCGATGTCGTCCGCTGCCGATCCTACGTCACCCGTCGGCGGCTGCCGATCGGCGCAGATTGCGGGTGACCCACTCGCCGAACACGATGCCGGCGGCCAGTGCCACCGCGATCGCCAACGCCTGGAACAACAGTCCCAGACCGATGCCCGTCTGGTCGCTCGTCAACGCCGACAGGCCCCGGTACACCGACAGGCCCGGGAGGAACGGCGTGATGCCGGCGATGGTGACCACCAGCGGCGGAACGGTCGCGATACGGGCGAGGATGCCGCCGATCAGGCCCATCGTGCACGCCGCGAGCGCCGAGCCGACGACCACGCCCAGGCCGGTGGCCATGACCGCCTGGAAGATGAACATCCCGATCGCCCCGACGGCTGCGGCGAGCCACGTCGCCCGCACCGTCGCGTAGCTGGCCACGGCGAACCCGGCGGCGCCCACACCGGCGGCCAACACCGCCACGTGGACGGCGGCGTTGCCGGCGATGGCCGGATCGATCGGGGGAGGGGACATGCCCAGGCGTTCGAACGCCGCGAGCGCGATCGTGATCCCGCCGAGGACCCCGCCGGTCATGACCATCGTCTCGACCCCTCGTCCGGCGGAGGTCACGGGGAACCCGGTGATGGCGTCCTCGATGGCGCCGACGAGGGTCAGGCCGGCGAGCAACACGATGATCCCCGCCGCGACCAACTGGGACGGTTGGACCTCGATGAAGTTGTTGCTCACGGCCACGTACGCCGACAGGGCCCAGGCGGCGGCGATGAACCCCCCCACCACCTGCTGGAAGAAGCTGGGCAGGCGGTGTCGATCCAGAGCGCGGTTGGCGTACATCAGGGCGAACGTCGAGACCATGGAGATGAGGCCGGCCAAGGGGCTGCCGCCGAGTTGGATGACGACCGCGCACCCGAGCATCGCCCATCCCAGGACCGCGACCCGGAAGGAATGCGGATGCGGGGAGGCCACGATCTTCTCGACCTCGGCCGTGGCCTGGTCGACGGTGAGCTGACGGCGCACGATGAGGTCGATGAGGCGGGACACGCGGGTCACCCGCGTCATGTCGACCGTGCGGTAGTTGACCACCCGGATGACCGAGATCGGCGGCCGTCCACGACGCCGGTTGACGCCGATGGTCAACGACGTGAAGGTGACCTCGACGGTCGCGCCGGGGAGACCGAACGCCGCCGCCACGGACTCCGCCTGGGCGACGGTGTCCGCGGCACCCTCGCCCGAGGACAGCAGGATCCCGCCGATCTCGAGGGCGAGGTTGAGCACGTCGGTGACGGCGCCGTCGTCGTCGAGGTCGACCGGGGCCATGGGGGACAGAGGTGGTTCGACCGCCAGGTCCATGGCCGACTTGCGCAGTCCCAACCACGCCAGGGGTCGGGTGAGCGGTGCCGGTGCGTCGCGGGTCTCCACGGTGCACACCGTAGTCAAGAGCCCCGACGGTGGCCGGGTTAGGATATGGGCCGGGCCCGCGACGGTGTGGTGACCCGTGCTGGAGTGGCGCAATTGGTAGCGCACCCGACTTGTAATCGGGCGGTTGCGAGTTCAAGTCTCGTCTCCAGCTCTCGAGGCGGCCTCGGCATCCGAGCCGGATACTGAGGACAGGCCAAGAGTGTGGCCGCGGAATGCCGACCCGGGCGAGAATTCGCAGATCAGTGAACGTTGTTAGCTTGTGTCTACCGGTGAGTAGAATATTCTCGACACCCGCCGCCAGGGAGACCGCCGAGATGACACAGTCCGCTACAGATATCGCCACCGCGTGGATGGCCGCCCTCGCCGCCGGTGACGCCGAGGGGGCCATCGCGCTGTCGTCCCCGTCGATCGTCTACACGACGGGCCAGGTCAGGCGCTACGTCGGTCACGACGGGGTCCGCGACATCGTGTCCGATCTCGCCAGACTGGCAGGCTTCCTCACCATCGCGGCGGAGGGGGAGATCCTGGAATCCGAGGGGGTCGTCGCGCTGCGCCGGATCGAGCGGTACACGCTGCCCAGCGGGGGGATCGAGATCCGGGGATGTTCGTTCGTGGAAGTGGAGGACGGGGTGGTCACGCGATGGGCGGATTACAAGAGCATGGAAACGATCGATGACGTCATCGGATGACGGGGCCGGGAGTGGCGCGGGTGGCCGTCGTCCGCGTGACGGGGACCCCGGCCGGGTGGCGAGGGCGTTGGTCGAGGCGGCGTTCTCCGGCGACTTCGAAGCGGCCAGGTCGTACTGCGCTCCGGATGTCACCCTGACGCTGGAGGGCGTCCAGACCGTCAGGGGTCACGAGGGGCTCCGGCAGTTGATGGAGTTCAACGCCGAGGTGGCCGCCGACGTCGTCCTCGAGATCCACCATGTCCTGGGTTCCGGGGACACCGCGGCGATCAACCGCACCACCCACCTCGCCATCGGGGGGACGCGACTACGCGTCGAGGTCGGGTCGTTCTTCACCCTCCGCGACGGGCTCGTCGCGGACTGGACCGACTATCAGGACATGCAGAACGTCTGGAGAGCGCTCGGCCACTGAGTCGAGGGTCAGGGGTGGGGCCGGGATCCCGGGTCAGTCCTCCGGGACGAACTGCCCGTAACCGAGATCCCGCAGTGCCCGCCGGAGGGTCGCGGCCGCCGCATCGGACTCCTCGGCCGGCGCGTCGGGGTTCGCGAGCGACAGGTCGAAGCCGGACATGTCGTCGGCGGGGAAGATGTGGATATGGGTGTGCGGCACCTCGAATCCGGCGATGAGGTAGCCCGCGCGGGCGGCACCGAATCCCTCGACGACGGCCTTGCCGACGGCCTGTGCGACCTCGTTGAGCCGGGTCAACAGCGCGGGTTCGAGATCGGTCCACCGATCGACCTCGGCGCGTGGGACGACCAGGGTGTGGCCGGGCGCGACCGGCGCGATGGTGAGGAACGCGACCACCTCGGGGTCCTCCCACACGAACCGACCCGGCAGTTCACCGGCGATGATCTTGCTGAAAACCGTCGACATGGTCCACAGCTTACGTATGGGGGCGATGGTCTCAGGTGGAAGACTGGCAAGAAGTGGTCTAATGAACGTATCTGTCACCCGGCGGGTGGCCCCGCCCTCTCTACATACGCGAAGGAGCATCGACATGGTCGAAGCAGTTATTGCGACAGCAGAGGGCACGGTGAAGAAGAAGGCTTACCACCACGGCGATCTCCGCAACGCGATCATCCAGGAGGCGACCGCGCGCGCGAGGGTCTCGGGTGAGAAGGCGATCGTCCTCCGTGAGATCGCCCCGCACATCGGCGTCTCCGCGACCGCGGCGTATCGACATTTCGCCAATCGTCAGCAGCTCGTCGAGGAGGTCGCGGCCCGCGGGTTCGTCGAATTGGTCGGTCGAGTGGCGGCCGCGGCAGTCGGCGGTGCGGTGTCCGATCCGGTCCTCGCCGCCTACCGCGAGCTGCGCGAGGCGGCTCTCGCGATCGTGGGTTTCGCCATCGACGAGCCTGCGTGGGCGCGGACGATGATGGAGAACCTGGGCCCGTCAGAGACCGTCGCCGCGCACGCCGATGCCATCAATGTGGAGTTGCAGGCGATCGTGGAGCGCGGGATCGAGGCGGGAGCGTTCCGGCCCGGGACGGTCATGAACGACGAGCTTCCGCTGTGGGCTGCTATCGACGGTCTGAGCGCGCAGGCGATGTTCGGGATCCGCCCGATGCGCACCCCGGAGGCCCTCGACTCGGCCGCCCGGACCATCGATCTGTGTCTGACGGACCTGCTCACGGATTCGGGCCTGCGGGTCCGCGACGCGGCGTTCCCGGCCGTCTCCGTCTCCGCCGACGCAGGGGTCTAGACCCCTTACCCTCCGGGCCAGGTCAACCCGAACCGGCGGCCGGACTACTGTGGTCACCGTGCGCATTCTCGTGAT from Dietzia sp. B32 includes:
- a CDS encoding trehalose-6-phosphate synthase — translated: MTSGTGHTSTGAGADFVVVANRLPVDLVIDKNGSEHWKASPGGLVTALESILKANDGAWVGWPGVPDAAPEPFDADGIRLHSVTLSAQDVELYYEGFSNATLWPLFHDVVVPAEYHREWWNAYREINTRFAEATAEAAAEGATVWVQDYQLLLVPCLLRELRPDLTIGFFLHIPFPPVELFMQLPWRTELVEGMLGADLVGFHLPGGADNFRILANRLRGYPSVRLRSTRGRASEIRVDDRMVRVGAFPISIDSAAVDATARKRETQARAARLREELGSPRVLMLGVDRLDYTKGIDVRLRALEELFEEGRLEPADVTLLQLATPSRERVEQYQIMRSRIEESVGRINGTFGEIGHPVVTYIHRPVPKTELAAFYAAADVMLVTPVRDGMNLVAKEYVASCTDGEGALVLSEFAGAAAELRQAYLCNPHDLDGVKDAIMAAVDDNPDDRRRRMRSLRRQVLSNDVHAWARRFFNTLDATSGD
- a CDS encoding threonine/serine exporter ThrE family protein: METRDAPAPLTRPLAWLGLRKSAMDLAVEPPLSPMAPVDLDDDGAVTDVLNLALEIGGILLSSGEGAADTVAQAESVAAAFGLPGATVEVTFTSLTIGVNRRRGRPPISVIRVVNYRTVDMTRVTRVSRLIDLIVRRQLTVDQATAEVEKIVASPHPHSFRVAVLGWAMLGCAVVIQLGGSPLAGLISMVSTFALMYANRALDRHRLPSFFQQVVGGFIAAAWALSAYVAVSNNFIEVQPSQLVAAGIIVLLAGLTLVGAIEDAITGFPVTSAGRGVETMVMTGGVLGGITIALAAFERLGMSPPPIDPAIAGNAAVHVAVLAAGVGAAGFAVASYATVRATWLAAAVGAIGMFIFQAVMATGLGVVVGSALAACTMGLIGGILARIATVPPLVVTIAGITPFLPGLSVYRGLSALTSDQTGIGLGLLFQALAIAVALAAGIVFGEWVTRNLRRSAAADG
- a CDS encoding nuclear transport factor 2 family protein, encoding MTQSATDIATAWMAALAAGDAEGAIALSSPSIVYTTGQVRRYVGHDGVRDIVSDLARLAGFLTIAAEGEILESEGVVALRRIERYTLPSGGIEIRGCSFVEVEDGVVTRWADYKSMETIDDVIG
- a CDS encoding nuclear transport factor 2 family protein, whose amino-acid sequence is MTSSDDGAGSGAGGRRPRDGDPGRVARALVEAAFSGDFEAARSYCAPDVTLTLEGVQTVRGHEGLRQLMEFNAEVAADVVLEIHHVLGSGDTAAINRTTHLAIGGTRLRVEVGSFFTLRDGLVADWTDYQDMQNVWRALGH
- a CDS encoding HIT family protein, which translates into the protein MSTVFSKIIAGELPGRFVWEDPEVVAFLTIAPVAPGHTLVVPRAEVDRWTDLEPALLTRLNEVAQAVGKAVVEGFGAARAGYLIAGFEVPHTHIHIFPADDMSGFDLSLANPDAPAEESDAAAATLRRALRDLGYGQFVPED
- a CDS encoding TetR/AcrR family transcriptional regulator: MVEAVIATAEGTVKKKAYHHGDLRNAIIQEATARARVSGEKAIVLREIAPHIGVSATAAYRHFANRQQLVEEVAARGFVELVGRVAAAAVGGAVSDPVLAAYRELREAALAIVGFAIDEPAWARTMMENLGPSETVAAHADAINVELQAIVERGIEAGAFRPGTVMNDELPLWAAIDGLSAQAMFGIRPMRTPEALDSAARTIDLCLTDLLTDSGLRVRDAAFPAVSVSADAGV